One genomic window of Solanum dulcamara chromosome 10, daSolDulc1.2, whole genome shotgun sequence includes the following:
- the LOC129871663 gene encoding disease resistance protein RPP13-like, whose product MADAFVSFPVQKLGDFLIQEVSLLTSLRDEVRSLRNELLFIQSFLRDAEQKQSRDQRVQQWVFEINSIANDAVAILETYSFEASKGDDARFANRLKACTCICRKEKKFYNVAKEIQSLKDRITDISRKRETYGITNIHNNAGEGPSNQSPTLRRTTSYVDDQDNIFVGLQDVVQTLLAELLKAEPRRSVISIYGMGGLGKTTLARNLYTSPNIVNRFHTRAWICVSQEYNTIDLLRNIIKSIQGRTKETLDLLERMTQGDLEIYLRDLLKEGKYLVVVDDVWQREAWESLKSAFPDSKNGSRVIITTRKEDVAERADDRGFVYKLRFLSQEESWDLFCRKLLDVRAMIPEMERLAKDMVEKCGGLPLAIAVLSELLSHKRGLDEWKKVKDHLWKNIIEDVEVWGTGHRFVGHQNVWFSYIRHP is encoded by the coding sequence ATGGCTGATGCCTTTGTGTCATTTCCAGTTCAAAAATTGGGTGATTTCCTCATACAGGAAGTTTCCCTGCTGACAAGTCTGAGAGATGAAGTTAGATCGCTgagaaatgagctactcttcaTACAGTCATTCCTCAGAGATGCAGAACAAAAGCAAAGTCGAGATCAAAGAGTTCAACAATGGGTCTTTGAGATCAACTCTATTGCTAATGACGCTGTCGCTATACTCGAGACTTATAGCTTCGAGGCTAGTAAAGGTGACGATGCTAGATTTGCTAATCGTCTCAAAGCTTGCACTTGCATCTGCAGGAAGGAGAAAAAATTCTACAATGTCGCCAAGGAGATCCAATCACTCAAGGATCGGATCACGGACATTTCTCGCAAACGAGAGACTTATGGTATAACAAATATCCATAATAATGCAGGAGAGGGACCAAGTAATCAGTCTCCAACACTGAGGAGAACTACCTCCTATGTGGATGACCAGGATAACATTTTTGTTGGACTTCAGGATGTTGTACAAACATTACTAGCTGAACTTCTCAAAGCAGAGCCTCGCCGAAGTGTCATCTCCATTTATGGTATGGGCGGATTAGGAAAGACTACTCTTGCGAGAAACCTCTACACAAGTCCTAATATAGTCAATAGATTCCATACACGTGCATGGATATGTGTTTCTCAAGAGTACAACACAATCGATCTTCTTAGGAATATCATAAAATCCATCCAAGGTCGCACCAAGGAAACTCTAGATTTGTTGGAAAGGATGACACAAGGAGATCTAGAAATTTACCTTCGTGATCTTTTAAAAGAAGGCAAATACCTTGTGGTGGTTGATGATGTATGGCAGAGAGAAGCATGGGAGAGTCTGAAAAGTGCATTTCCAGATAGCAAGAATGGCAGCAGAGTTATTATTACCACTCGCAAAGAGGATGTCGCTGAAAGAGCAGACGACAGAGGTTTTGTCTATAAACTTCGTTTCCTAAGCCAAGAAGAAAGTTGGGATCTCTTTTGTAGGAAACTACTTGATGTTCGAGCAATGATTCCAGAAATGGAAAGGTTAGCTAAAGATATGGTGGAAAAGTGTGGAGGCTTACCTCTTGCAATTGCTGTATTGAGCGAATTACTTTCTCATAAAAGGGGGCTAGACGAATGGAAAAAGGTGAAAGATCACCTTTGGAAGAACATTATTgaagatgtggaggtgtggggcactggtcacaGATTtgtcggtcatcaaaacgtctggttcagctatatcaggcatccttga